In Ardenticatenales bacterium, a single genomic region encodes these proteins:
- the trmFO gene encoding methylenetetrahydrofolate--tRNA-(uracil(54)-C(5))-methyltransferase (FADH(2)-oxidizing) TrmFO: MIPKPSELIIIGGGLAGAEAAWQAAQHGVSVRLYEMRPHTPTPAHVSDRLAELVCSNSLGSVLIDKAPGLLKAEMRGLGSLILQCAEEAAIPAGISLAVDRDQFAQLVTERIQNHPRIQLIHEEVTHIPAAPCIIASGPLTSPALTTALQSLGSQEYLYFFDALSPIVNAETINMNVAFRASRWEKGEQEEGDYINCPMTEAEYNRFYDALVAAETIQLRQFELDDPRFFEGCLPVEVLAKRGREALAFGPMRPVGLTDPRTGRQPYAVVQLRQDNAAGSLYNLVGFQTNLRWGEQRQVLRLIPGLEEAEFFRYGMMHRNTYINAPEWLLPTMQYRGRADLFFAGQLTGVEGYVGNAGTGLLAGINAARLLTGDLPLILPTQTMLGALCHYVTHAEARSFQPMKANFGLLPPPESRMKKADRYAYYSKRALTALRRFARERRLAFDQAAAERVVAASAPPG, from the coding sequence ATGATTCCAAAACCCTCCGAACTCATCATCATCGGCGGCGGGCTGGCGGGCGCGGAAGCCGCCTGGCAAGCCGCGCAGCACGGCGTCTCCGTGCGCCTCTACGAAATGCGCCCGCACACGCCCACCCCCGCCCATGTCTCCGACCGCCTCGCGGAACTCGTTTGCAGCAACTCCCTCGGCTCCGTCCTCATCGACAAAGCCCCCGGCCTGCTCAAAGCGGAAATGCGCGGCCTCGGTTCCTTGATTTTGCAATGCGCGGAGGAGGCGGCCATTCCTGCCGGCATTTCCCTTGCCGTAGACCGCGACCAATTCGCCCAACTCGTCACCGAACGCATCCAAAACCACCCCCGCATCCAACTTATCCACGAAGAAGTCACCCACATTCCCGCCGCCCCCTGCATCATCGCCAGCGGCCCCCTCACCTCCCCCGCCCTCACCACCGCCCTGCAATCCCTCGGCAGCCAGGAGTACCTCTACTTCTTCGACGCCCTCTCCCCCATCGTCAACGCCGAAACCATCAACATGAACGTCGCCTTCCGTGCCTCCCGCTGGGAGAAAGGGGAGCAAGAAGAAGGCGACTACATCAACTGCCCCATGACGGAGGCGGAGTACAACCGCTTCTATGACGCCCTCGTCGCCGCCGAGACGATCCAACTGCGCCAGTTCGAACTGGACGACCCCCGCTTTTTTGAGGGCTGCCTGCCCGTGGAAGTGCTGGCCAAGCGTGGGCGCGAGGCGCTGGCCTTTGGCCCCATGCGTCCCGTGGGATTGACGGACCCGCGCACGGGGCGGCAGCCGTACGCGGTGGTGCAACTGCGCCAGGATAACGCGGCCGGTTCGCTCTACAATCTGGTGGGCTTCCAGACCAATCTGCGCTGGGGCGAACAGCGGCAAGTGCTGCGCCTCATCCCCGGCCTGGAGGAAGCGGAGTTTTTCCGCTATGGCATGATGCACCGCAACACGTACATTAACGCGCCGGAATGGCTGCTGCCGACGATGCAGTATCGCGGGCGCGCCGATCTGTTTTTCGCGGGTCAGTTGACGGGGGTGGAGGGGTATGTGGGAAATGCCGGCACGGGACTCCTTGCCGGCATCAACGCTGCCCGCCTCCTCACCGGCGACCTGCCCCTCATCCTGCCCACCCAGACCATGCTGGGCGCGCTCTGCCACTACGTCACCCACGCCGAAGCCCGGAGCTTCCAGCCGATGAAGGCCAACTTCGGCCTCCTGCCGCCCCCAGAGAGCCGCATGAAGAAAGCGGATCGCTACGCCTACTACAGCAAACGGGCGCTCACCGCGCTGCGCCGTTTCGCCCGCGAACGCCGACTGGCCTTCGACCAGGCCGCCGCCGAGCGCGTCGTGGCCGCTTCCGCCCCTCCAGGTTGA
- a CDS encoding M28 family peptidase: MRRYTSHFASLLLLLTFWLWLTGCSRAPETALPAEPVAGQLAQMPASATLTPAPTPAPRLFDGRRAHQFAAAQLSLGPRWPGSDGHRQVRALLVDTLTQANWQVETQDFDYQGFAAQNIIARANVGHGPVVIIGAHYDTRRIADQTPGSSAPVPGAVDGASGVAVLLELAQALNLPQVPYEVWLAFFDVEDNGHGGIAGWDWIAGSRYMADNLTVSPAGIIVLDMIGDADQQLYYEGNSDDALRAEIWAIAADLDYGDFFIPAVRHTMIDDHLPFAQRGWAAVDIIDFDYPYWHTVDDTLDKISPDSLERVGRTVQTWLEQP; this comes from the coding sequence ATGCGCCGATACACGTCCCATTTTGCCTCTCTGCTGTTGCTGTTGACGTTTTGGCTCTGGTTGACGGGGTGTAGCCGCGCGCCGGAGACCGCGCTGCCCGCCGAGCCTGTTGCCGGTCAGTTAGCGCAAATGCCGGCATCCGCCACCCTCACCCCCGCTCCCACCCCCGCCCCGCGCCTGTTCGACGGCCGCCGCGCCCATCAATTCGCCGCCGCGCAACTGTCGCTCGGACCCCGCTGGCCCGGCTCCGACGGCCACCGCCAGGTCCGTGCCCTGCTCGTCGATACGCTCACGCAGGCCAACTGGCAGGTCGAAACACAGGATTTCGACTACCAGGGCTTCGCCGCGCAAAACATCATTGCCCGCGCCAACGTCGGGCATGGTCCCGTGGTCATCATTGGCGCGCACTACGACACGCGCCGCATCGCGGACCAGACCCCAGGGAGCAGTGCCCCCGTGCCCGGTGCGGTCGATGGGGCCAGCGGCGTGGCCGTCCTCCTGGAACTGGCGCAGGCGCTCAATTTGCCCCAGGTTCCCTACGAAGTGTGGCTGGCCTTCTTTGACGTGGAGGACAATGGGCATGGCGGTATTGCCGGCTGGGATTGGATTGCCGGTTCCCGCTATATGGCTGATAATCTGACGGTGTCGCCTGCCGGCATTATCGTCCTGGACATGATTGGCGACGCCGACCAACAACTCTACTACGAAGGCAACTCCGACGACGCCCTCCGCGCCGAAATTTGGGCCATCGCCGCCGACCTGGATTATGGCGACTTTTTTATTCCCGCCGTTCGGCATACAATGATAGACGACCATCTCCCCTTCGCGCAGCGGGGCTGGGCGGCAGTGGACATCATCGACTTCGATTATCCCTACTGGCACACCGTGGACGACACGCTGGATAAAATCAGCCCGGACAGCCTGGAGCGCGTAGGCCGCACTGTGCAAACATGGCTGGAGCAGCCGTAG
- a CDS encoding mucoidy inhibitor MuiA family protein, with translation MDITVTVTASAVTVYPDRARVLCRGEAPLEPGAHTLVVDELPLLLEPESVRVGGAGEARVRLLGVDLRQRNYAQTPAAAVRDLEEAAERMEEDLRVIHDEKTGQVEQAKFIAGMRSATLEYAKGLAYGRTTVADQDRLVQFWLEKDTQIRAAVRDLEARQRVLERDLKKLRQDIAQMQSQRPLQRYQARIEVEVLTEGAFSLELSYVARGAGWQPLYDLRLADNEQGRRLEIMYLAQVRQRTGQDWSGVTLSLSTARPALNQRLPELQPWYVDVYTPPTPAPQAEMVRAAKMQPRMLAAAPAPASVPEEAEVVVADVQDTGMSVQFTTPTPADIPSDGSPHKTVIARFNLDPRLDYLAIPLHTDAVFRRLTVRNTSPGPLLAGPVNLFVNDEFIGGSRIEYAPRNEEIEFLLGVEDRLTVKRELVRRDVDKRLLRDNRQLRFGYEIELQNLLPTEAVVELQDQMPISRHENIKVRAERITPEPAEKSDLNLFTWRFTLPPGQKQTVQYEFSVEHPRALTLSGLNV, from the coding sequence ATGGATATTACCGTCACCGTCACCGCCAGCGCAGTGACCGTTTACCCTGACCGGGCGCGCGTCCTGTGCCGTGGCGAGGCTCCCCTCGAACCCGGCGCGCACACCCTGGTCGTGGATGAACTCCCCCTGTTGCTGGAACCGGAATCCGTTCGTGTCGGTGGCGCGGGCGAGGCCCGGGTGCGCCTGTTGGGCGTGGACCTGCGCCAGCGCAACTACGCGCAAACGCCCGCCGCCGCCGTGCGTGACCTGGAGGAAGCAGCGGAGCGCATGGAGGAAGACCTGCGCGTGATCCATGATGAGAAAACCGGACAAGTGGAGCAGGCAAAGTTTATTGCCGGCATGCGCTCGGCCACCCTCGAATACGCCAAAGGTCTCGCCTATGGGCGCACCACCGTCGCCGACCAGGATCGTCTCGTCCAGTTCTGGCTGGAAAAAGACACCCAGATTCGCGCCGCCGTGCGTGACCTGGAAGCGCGGCAGCGCGTATTGGAGCGCGACCTGAAGAAACTGCGCCAGGACATCGCCCAAATGCAATCCCAGCGCCCCTTGCAACGTTACCAGGCGCGAATAGAAGTCGAAGTACTCACCGAGGGCGCATTCAGCCTGGAATTAAGCTACGTCGCGCGCGGCGCCGGCTGGCAGCCGTTGTACGACCTGCGCCTCGCCGACAACGAACAAGGCCGCCGCCTGGAGATCATGTACCTGGCGCAGGTGCGGCAGCGCACCGGCCAGGACTGGTCCGGCGTGACGCTCTCGCTCTCCACGGCGCGTCCGGCTCTGAACCAACGCCTGCCGGAATTGCAGCCGTGGTATGTGGACGTGTACACGCCTCCCACGCCCGCGCCCCAGGCGGAAATGGTGCGCGCCGCCAAGATGCAGCCACGGATGTTGGCTGCTGCGCCGGCCCCCGCGTCGGTGCCGGAGGAAGCGGAGGTGGTCGTGGCGGACGTGCAAGACACAGGAATGTCCGTGCAGTTCACGACGCCCACGCCCGCCGACATCCCCAGCGATGGCTCCCCCCACAAGACTGTGATTGCCCGGTTCAATTTGGACCCCCGGCTCGACTATCTGGCCATTCCCCTGCATACCGACGCCGTTTTTCGCCGCCTCACCGTGCGCAACACCAGCCCTGGCCCGCTGCTTGCTGGCCCGGTCAATCTGTTTGTCAACGACGAGTTCATCGGTGGCAGCCGCATTGAGTACGCGCCGCGCAATGAGGAGATCGAATTCCTCCTGGGCGTGGAAGATCGCCTCACCGTGAAGCGGGAACTGGTGAGACGGGATGTAGACAAGCGACTGCTGCGGGACAATCGTCAGCTTCGCTTTGGCTATGAAATTGAGCTGCAAAACCTGCTGCCCACGGAAGCGGTGGTAGAATTGCAGGATCAGATGCCCATCTCCCGCCACGAAAACATCAAAGTGCGCGCCGAACGCATCACGCCCGAACCCGCGGAAAAGAGCGACTTGAATCTATTCACCTGGCGCTTTACCCTGCCGCCGGGCCAGAAGCAGACTGTGCAGTACGAGTTCTCCGTCGAACACCCCCGCGCCCTCACGCTCTCCGGCCTGAATGTGTGA